From a single Glycine soja cultivar W05 chromosome 19, ASM419377v2, whole genome shotgun sequence genomic region:
- the LOC114400041 gene encoding SWI/SNF complex component SNF12 homolog, with amino-acid sequence MSVNNNNPSKGIGASSSSFGNAGVPSNSIPSNPGFSQSQGQAQIPVGYQGQFPLSQAHAIVQAQSKAQAQAQAQAAAAAHAQLQAHLQAQGLSLNQNQAGGLGVSSPLISTPGNASGKRIPLKPPMRPVGFSPPNSFSPLRPVELTPAARRKKQKLPEKQLQDKVAAILPESALYTQLLEFESRVDAALARKKADIQEALKNPPCIQKTLRIYVFNTFANQIRTIPKKPNAELPTWTLKIVGRILEDGVDPDQPGVVQKSSPLYPKFSAFFKRVTISLDQRLYPDNHIIMWENARSPAPHEGFEVKRKGDKEFTVNIRLEMNYVPEKFKLSPALTEVLGIEVDTRPRIVAAIWHYVKARKLQNPNDPSYFHCDQPLLKVFGEEKMKFTMVSQKISSHLFPPQPILLEHKIKLSGNNPAGTACYDVMVDVPFPIQRELSALLANVEKNKEIETCDEAICGIIRKIHEHRRRRAFFLGFSQSPVEFINALIESQSKDLKLVSGEPSRNAEKERRSDFFNQPWVEDAVIRYLNRKPAVGSDAPGST; translated from the exons ATGTCTGTGAACAATAATAACCCTTCTAAGGGCATTGGGGCCTCTTCCTCATCCTTTGGTAATGCTGGAGTACCCTCCAATTCTATACCTTCAAACCCTGGATTTTCACAGTCCCAAGGACAGGCCCAGATTCCTGTTGGTTATCAAGGACAGTTTCCACTGTCCCAGGCCCATGCTATTGTCCAAGCTCAGTCCAAGGCCCAGGCCCAGGCCCAGGCCCAAGCAGCAGCTGCAGCTCATGCTCAACTCCAGGCTCATTTGCAAGCTCAGGGATTGAGTCTTAATCAGAACCAGGCTGGTGGTTTGGGGGTGTCGTCACCGTTGATTTCCACGCCGGGTAATGCGAGTGGGAAACGGATCCCTCTGAAACCCCCCATGCGGCCAGTTGGGTTTTCCCCTCCCAACAGCTTCTCCCCATTGAGACCAGTGGAGCTCACGCCTGCTGCTCGGAGGAAGAAGCAGAAGCTTCCTGAGAAACAGCTGCAAGATAAAGTGGCTGCTATTCTGCCCGAGTCTGCGCTGTATACTCAGCTTCTTGAGTTTGAGTCTCGCGTTGATGCTGCGCTTGCTAGAAAGAAGGCTGACATCCAGGAAGCGCTCAAAAACCCGCCGTGTATTCAGAAAACTCTTCGTATTTATGTATTTAATACTTTTGCTAATCAAATTCGCACAATTCCAAAGAAGCCAAATGCGGAGCTTCCAACCTGGACACTGAAGATAGTTGGGAGGATATTGGAGGATGGTGTAGACCCTGATCAGCCAGGAGTAGTTCAGAAGTCGTCTCCTTTGTATCCAAAGTTTTCAGCTTTTTTCAAAAGAGTAACTATTTCCTTGGATCAGAGACTGTATCCCGATAATCATATTATTATGTGGGAGAATGCTCGATCACCTGCTCCACATGAAGGTTTTGAAGTAAAGAGGAAAGGGGATAAAGAATTTACAGTGAACATACGGCTGGAAATGAATTATGTGCCAGAGAAGTTTAAGCTTTCACCAGCTTTGACAGAAGTTCTTGGTATTGAGGTTGATACCCGCCCGAGAATTGTTGCTGCAATCTGGCACTATGTGAAGGCTAGGAAATTGCAAAACCCAAATGACCCTTCCTACTTTCACTGTGATCAGCCTCTTCTGAAAGTATTTGGAGAAGAAAAGATGAAGTTTACAATGGTTTCACAGAAAATATCATCGCATTTGTTCCCCCCACAGCCTATACTTTTGGAGCATAAGATCAAGCTCTCGGGAAACAATCCTGCTGGTACTGCTTGTTATGATGTGATGGTTGATGTTCCTTTTCCTATTCAGAGGGAGTTGTCTGCCTTATTGGCTAACGTGGAAAAGAACAAAGAGATTGAGACATGTGATGAAGCAATATGTGGAATCATTAGAAAAATCCATGAGCACCGTAGGAGACGGGCATTTTTTCTTGGTTTTAGTCAATCGCCAGTAGAATTTATTAATGCATTGATTGAATCTCAAAGCAAGGATCTGAAACTTGTATCCGGAGAACCTAGTCGCAATGCAGAAAAAGAGCGTCGTTCAGATTTCTTCAACCAACCATG GGTTGAAGATGCTGTTATTCGTTACCTGAATCGCAAACCAGCTGTGGGAAGTGATGCTCCAGGAAGCACATGA